The following are from one region of the Vulpes vulpes isolate BD-2025 chromosome 14, VulVul3, whole genome shotgun sequence genome:
- the OTOR gene encoding otoraplin isoform X1 produces MARLLLLFLPGLVAICAVRGIFMDRLASKKLCADDECVYTISLARAQEDYNAPDCRFINVKKGQQIYVYSKLVKENGAGEFWAGSVYGDDHEDEMGTVGYFPSSLVEEQHVYQEATKEVPTTDIDFFCWLGLQRQRWQMAEGVPLSFLLAWSSHHLGRVTFNSSGRTESRNYVSA; encoded by the exons atggcAAGACTATTATTACTTTTTCTCCCAGGTCTTGTGGCCATATGTGCCGTGCGTGGAATATTTATGGACAGACTTGCTTCCAAGAAGCTCTGTGCAGATGATGAGTGCGTGT ataCTATTTCTCTGGCCAGAGCTCAAGAAGATTACAATGCCCCAGACTGTAGGTTCATTAATGTGAAAAAAGGACAGCAGATTTACGTTTACTCGAAGCTGGTAAAAGAAAATGGAGCTGGAGAATTTTGGGCTGGCAGT GTTTATGGAGATGACCACGAGGATGAGATGGGAACCGTGGGCTATTTCCCCAGCAGCTTGGTGGAGGAGCAACACGTGTACCAAGAAGCCACCAAGGAAGTCCCCACCACG gacaTTGACTTCTTCT GCTGGCTGGGCCTTCAGCGTCAGAGGTGGCAGATGGCAGAGGGGGTTCCACTCAGTTTTCTGCTGGCCTGGTCTTCCCACCACCTGGGCAGGGTGACGTTCAACTCAAGTGGGAGAACTGAAAGCAGAAATTATGTTTCAGCCTAG
- the OTOR gene encoding otoraplin isoform X2 yields the protein MARLLLLFLPGLVAICAVRGIFMDRLASKKLCADDECVYTISLARAQEDYNAPDCRFINVKKGQQIYVYSKLVKENGAGEFWAGSVYGDDHEDEMGTVGYFPSSLVEEQHVYQEATKEVPTTDIDFFCE from the exons atggcAAGACTATTATTACTTTTTCTCCCAGGTCTTGTGGCCATATGTGCCGTGCGTGGAATATTTATGGACAGACTTGCTTCCAAGAAGCTCTGTGCAGATGATGAGTGCGTGT ataCTATTTCTCTGGCCAGAGCTCAAGAAGATTACAATGCCCCAGACTGTAGGTTCATTAATGTGAAAAAAGGACAGCAGATTTACGTTTACTCGAAGCTGGTAAAAGAAAATGGAGCTGGAGAATTTTGGGCTGGCAGT GTTTATGGAGATGACCACGAGGATGAGATGGGAACCGTGGGCTATTTCCCCAGCAGCTTGGTGGAGGAGCAACACGTGTACCAAGAAGCCACCAAGGAAGTCCCCACCACG gacaTTGACTTCTTCTGTGAGTAA